The following proteins are encoded in a genomic region of Pseudomonas marvdashtae:
- the yidD gene encoding membrane protein insertion efficiency factor YidD — protein MRKLALVPIQFYRYAISPLMASHCRFYPSCSCYAYEAIENHGLLRGGWLTFRRLGRCHPWNPGGYDPVPPIPTSRSSSMAE, from the coding sequence ATGCGTAAACTGGCACTCGTTCCGATCCAGTTTTACCGCTACGCCATTAGTCCTCTGATGGCCAGCCACTGTCGTTTCTACCCCAGTTGTTCCTGCTACGCGTATGAAGCCATAGAAAATCATGGCCTTCTGCGCGGTGGCTGGCTGACCTTTCGTCGTTTAGGTCGCTGTCATCCGTGGAATCCCGGCGGTTATGACCCGGTTCCGCCTATCCCTACCTCCCGTTCTTCTTCGATGGCCGAGTAA